In the genome of Methanopyrus kandleri AV19, one region contains:
- a CDS encoding radical SAM protein, with the protein MGARSAPRSLGTASPEFRPPEDVVEEVKALYKVGVRRFRVGRQPCVFSYMAEGIGETERPRPNPEAVEKLFRGICTVAPDLVTLHVDNANPAVIAEHPVESREIAKVLVRYGTPGNVVAFGVETFDERVARKNNLNVESKEEVFRAIEVVASVGGYRGWNGMPYLLPGLNFVCGLIGENRERYRRDEEVLRELVERGLRVRRINVRNVVPFPGTEMGEHGTKWLERNRERVAAFKRFVREEVDPVLLRRVLPKGTVLRRLRVEPREPEFARQVGSYPVACRLLAEREPGEWVDGLVVGHGARSVEVIPLPVRREDGPDVLAKLPGVGKKEALDAFLKGRRPRVPYALRSWFAF; encoded by the coding sequence GTGGGTGCTCGTTCTGCACCGAGGTCCCTAGGTACGGCGAGCCCGGAGTTCAGACCGCCGGAGGACGTCGTTGAGGAGGTGAAAGCGCTGTACAAGGTAGGTGTCCGCAGGTTCCGGGTCGGACGACAACCTTGCGTGTTCTCCTACATGGCCGAGGGGATCGGGGAGACCGAGCGACCCCGGCCGAACCCCGAGGCGGTGGAGAAGCTCTTCCGGGGGATCTGCACGGTCGCCCCCGACCTCGTGACGCTCCACGTGGACAACGCGAACCCGGCGGTGATCGCGGAGCATCCCGTCGAATCCCGGGAGATCGCGAAGGTGTTGGTCCGTTACGGCACCCCCGGCAACGTCGTGGCCTTCGGCGTCGAGACCTTCGACGAGCGGGTGGCGAGGAAGAACAACCTGAACGTGGAGTCCAAGGAGGAGGTCTTCCGGGCCATCGAGGTGGTGGCCTCCGTAGGCGGGTACCGCGGCTGGAACGGGATGCCGTATCTCCTGCCGGGGCTCAACTTCGTGTGCGGTCTCATCGGTGAGAACAGGGAGCGTTACCGTCGCGACGAGGAGGTCCTTCGGGAGCTGGTGGAACGTGGTCTTCGGGTGCGCCGGATCAACGTCAGGAACGTCGTACCCTTCCCGGGCACAGAGATGGGGGAACACGGTACGAAGTGGCTCGAACGCAACAGGGAACGGGTGGCCGCGTTCAAGCGCTTCGTCCGGGAAGAGGTGGATCCCGTCCTGCTCCGCCGGGTGCTACCGAAGGGCACCGTCCTGAGGCGCCTCCGGGTGGAACCCAGAGAACCGGAGTTCGCGCGGCAGGTGGGCTCTTACCCCGTGGCCTGCAGACTACTCGCCGAGCGGGAACCCGGTGAGTGGGTCGACGGCCTGGTGGTAGGTCACGGGGCTCGTTCCGTCGAGGTGATCCCGCTGCCGGTACGGCGGGAGGACGGTCCGGACGTCCTCGCCAAGCTACCCGGGGTCGGTAAGAAGGAGGCTCTGGATGCCTTCCTCAAGGGCCGAAGGCCGCGGGTCCCCTATGCCCTGCGGTCCTGGTTCGCGTTCTGA
- a CDS encoding prenyltransferase/squalene oxidase repeat-containing protein has product MPIKEFKLIQEDGSVYWEGKFGRSKWETSGEVIYGNMVALSGIYLGLLSGEVKPKTWPEPERSRFEKGITVGLARILSLQQEDGGWGWKVVLVEGKTRFPAGKGHVLYTAKILAKVLIPALRLNIKNVSYGGTTYDVAEHARAAVRFLIDQQLESGGYSANKEWSMTEDPLYTAWALRALCEAYRYRDLLGLDDATVQQVKEAIRRAVDWLLSHQEDEGDYAGLWEMKSAAIMGSAYAPPSEAQIVRALIQAYSISEELGLNKAELKEA; this is encoded by the coding sequence GTGCCTATCAAGGAGTTCAAGCTGATTCAGGAGGACGGTTCAGTGTACTGGGAAGGCAAGTTCGGGAGATCTAAGTGGGAGACATCGGGTGAGGTAATTTACGGCAATATGGTAGCTCTATCCGGGATATATCTAGGGTTACTCAGCGGCGAGGTGAAACCGAAGACATGGCCCGAACCAGAACGATCCCGATTCGAGAAAGGCATTACCGTCGGACTCGCTCGGATCCTGTCACTCCAGCAGGAAGATGGTGGCTGGGGATGGAAAGTAGTCCTAGTGGAAGGCAAGACCAGGTTTCCAGCCGGCAAGGGCCATGTCCTGTACACGGCGAAGATACTCGCTAAAGTGTTGATCCCGGCGCTGCGGTTGAACATTAAGAACGTGAGCTACGGCGGGACCACCTACGACGTCGCCGAACACGCGCGTGCGGCGGTGAGGTTTCTCATCGACCAGCAGTTGGAGAGCGGTGGATACAGCGCCAACAAGGAGTGGTCGATGACCGAGGACCCGCTCTACACGGCGTGGGCCCTACGTGCGCTGTGCGAGGCGTACCGGTACAGGGACCTACTGGGGCTCGACGACGCGACCGTCCAGCAGGTCAAAGAGGCGATCCGTAGGGCGGTCGACTGGTTACTCTCGCACCAGGAGGACGAAGGTGACTACGCCGGGCTATGGGAGATGAAGTCCGCAGCGATCATGGGATCCGCGTACGCCCCACCGTCGGAGGCTCAAATCGTACGTGCACTTATCCAGGCATACTCGATCTCGGAGGAATTAGGGTTGAACAAGGCCGAGCTCAAGGAGGCATAG
- a CDS encoding precorrin-2 C(20)-methyltransferase, producing the protein MNTGAPTLYGVGLGPGDPDLLTRKAIRIIKKVPVAMVPFVGAESRAARVVRAVDPEATVVGYHAPMTRDPEERDRAYSKAAETLAELLERFHEVAVCNLGDPTLYATFWHIVERIPLEDFEIELVPGIPAGLLCAARIGRPLAMESDKVLICTREPPEDLEGMDTVILYKPTRRGVERLLREGFEVYACRELGFEGERVERVNGAEFEPSYLCTIVALRP; encoded by the coding sequence TTGAACACGGGAGCACCCACCCTGTACGGAGTGGGCCTGGGCCCCGGGGATCCCGACCTGCTAACTCGTAAGGCGATCAGGATTATAAAGAAGGTACCCGTCGCGATGGTACCCTTCGTGGGCGCGGAGAGTCGAGCCGCCAGGGTAGTGCGCGCCGTCGACCCGGAGGCCACCGTGGTCGGTTACCACGCACCGATGACCAGGGACCCGGAGGAACGCGATCGGGCGTACTCGAAGGCCGCGGAAACCTTGGCGGAACTGCTCGAGCGGTTTCACGAAGTGGCGGTCTGCAACCTCGGAGATCCCACCCTCTACGCCACGTTCTGGCACATCGTGGAGCGGATCCCACTAGAGGACTTCGAGATAGAGCTGGTCCCCGGAATCCCGGCGGGACTCCTCTGTGCGGCTCGCATCGGCCGCCCCTTAGCGATGGAGAGTGACAAGGTCCTAATCTGCACTCGGGAACCGCCAGAAGACCTCGAAGGCATGGATACGGTGATACTCTATAAACCAACCCGGCGAGGCGTCGAAAGGCTTCTCAGGGAGGGGTTCGAGGTCTACGCGTGTCGGGAGCTGGGGTTCGAGGGAGAGCGAGTGGAGCGCGTAAACGGGGCCGAGTTCGAGCCCAGTTACCTGTGCACGATAGTCGCCCTCCGGCCCTGA
- a CDS encoding DNA-directed DNA polymerase produces the protein MLRTVWVDYARKGEPDVILVGRREDGNPAALVVKGFRPYFYAEVEDGFDPSEVERLSGVVEVEEVLLEHPYGGDRVELLRIVATYPKVVPKLREQVKKLDGVKEVYEADIPFVRRAAVDLNLPPASEVDVSDLDTGSWSGLPAYFADVEDARELDHRPYPIEDLVVASFDLEVLAEPGTTIKGASGPIIAISFAYSTPDGERRNYVITWKGEDESFEVDGVETEVIVCRSEAAALRRFFDEFRRVDPDVVFTYNGDEFDLPYLQHRAGKLGIDVSPLARPAGKRGIILKHGGGRYASDIFGRAHVDLYHTARKNLKLERFTLEEAVKDVLGVEKEEMELADINEAWKRGNLDELMRYSAEDAHYTLELGLELAQVELELSYLTRLPLPDATRFSFGQLAEWRAIYKARQEDILVPNKPTRDEYKRRRRKAYKGAIVFEPEIGLHENVVCVDFASLYPNVMVAHNISPDTFDCDCCPRVTVEEVDDPTDATVAPDVGHKFCKRRKGFFPRLVEGLIERRRELKRRLRKLDTESHPHEAKILDVRQQAYKVLANSYYGYMGWANARWFCRECAESVTAWGRYYISEVRRIAEEKYGLKVVYGDTDSLFVKLPDADLEETIERVKEFLKEVNGRLPVELELEDAYKRILFVTKKKYAGYTEDGKIVTKGLEVVRRDWAPIARETQRRVLKRILADNDPEAALKEIHEVLERLKSGDVDIDELAVTSQLTKKPSEYVQKGPHVRAALRLARHLGVEPEPGTIVRYVIVRGPGSVSDKAYPVELVREEGKEPDVDYYIEHQILPAVERIMRAIGYSRGQIVGETASQKTLDQFFG, from the coding sequence TTGCTCCGTACAGTGTGGGTAGATTACGCCAGGAAAGGCGAACCCGATGTCATCTTAGTCGGTCGGCGGGAGGACGGGAACCCAGCTGCCCTCGTCGTTAAGGGGTTTCGTCCCTACTTCTACGCGGAGGTGGAGGACGGGTTCGATCCGTCCGAGGTGGAGCGTCTGAGCGGTGTGGTGGAGGTCGAAGAAGTCCTGTTGGAGCACCCCTACGGCGGCGACCGGGTGGAGCTCCTACGGATCGTCGCCACGTACCCCAAGGTCGTCCCCAAACTGCGCGAGCAGGTCAAGAAGCTGGACGGCGTGAAGGAGGTCTACGAGGCGGACATCCCCTTCGTGCGCCGTGCCGCCGTCGACCTCAACTTGCCGCCGGCGTCCGAGGTCGACGTCTCCGACCTGGACACGGGGTCCTGGTCCGGACTTCCCGCGTACTTCGCGGACGTCGAGGACGCCCGTGAGTTGGACCACCGCCCCTACCCGATCGAGGACCTCGTCGTCGCCAGCTTCGACCTCGAGGTGCTGGCGGAACCCGGAACGACGATCAAGGGAGCCTCGGGCCCCATCATCGCCATCAGCTTCGCGTACAGTACGCCTGACGGGGAGCGCCGTAACTACGTGATTACCTGGAAAGGAGAGGACGAGTCGTTCGAAGTGGACGGGGTGGAAACCGAGGTCATCGTGTGTAGGTCGGAAGCCGCCGCGCTGCGGAGGTTCTTCGACGAGTTCCGCCGCGTTGATCCCGACGTGGTGTTCACATACAACGGGGACGAGTTCGACCTGCCGTACCTGCAACACCGGGCCGGGAAGCTGGGTATCGACGTCTCGCCCCTGGCGCGGCCGGCGGGCAAGCGTGGGATCATACTGAAGCACGGGGGCGGCCGTTATGCCTCCGATATTTTCGGACGGGCCCACGTCGACCTGTACCACACGGCGAGGAAGAACCTCAAGCTGGAACGCTTCACGCTCGAGGAGGCCGTCAAGGACGTGCTCGGTGTAGAGAAGGAGGAGATGGAGCTAGCCGACATCAACGAGGCCTGGAAGCGCGGTAATCTGGACGAACTGATGAGGTACTCGGCTGAGGATGCCCACTACACCTTAGAGTTGGGGCTCGAGCTGGCGCAGGTCGAGTTGGAGCTCTCCTACCTGACACGGCTGCCGCTGCCGGATGCGACCCGCTTCAGCTTCGGACAGCTCGCGGAGTGGAGGGCCATCTACAAGGCGCGCCAGGAGGACATCCTGGTACCGAACAAACCGACTCGAGATGAGTACAAGCGGCGGCGTCGCAAGGCGTACAAGGGCGCGATAGTGTTCGAGCCCGAGATAGGGCTCCACGAGAACGTGGTCTGCGTGGACTTCGCCAGCCTGTACCCCAACGTGATGGTCGCGCACAATATCTCGCCCGACACGTTCGACTGCGACTGTTGTCCGCGTGTGACCGTCGAGGAGGTGGACGACCCCACGGACGCGACCGTGGCACCGGACGTGGGCCACAAGTTCTGCAAGCGGCGTAAGGGGTTCTTCCCCCGGCTCGTAGAGGGACTCATCGAACGCCGGCGTGAGCTCAAGCGCCGCCTCCGGAAGCTCGATACCGAGTCGCATCCTCACGAGGCTAAGATCCTCGACGTACGACAGCAGGCGTACAAGGTCCTGGCCAACAGCTACTACGGTTACATGGGCTGGGCTAACGCGCGCTGGTTCTGCCGCGAGTGTGCCGAGAGTGTTACCGCTTGGGGTCGCTACTACATCAGCGAGGTTCGAAGGATCGCGGAGGAGAAGTACGGGTTGAAGGTCGTGTACGGGGACACCGACTCGCTGTTCGTGAAGCTGCCCGACGCGGACTTGGAGGAAACCATCGAGCGGGTGAAGGAGTTCCTGAAAGAGGTCAACGGCCGCCTCCCCGTGGAACTAGAGCTGGAGGACGCCTACAAGAGGATCCTGTTCGTGACCAAGAAGAAGTACGCCGGGTACACCGAGGACGGGAAGATCGTTACGAAAGGTCTGGAGGTGGTCCGACGGGATTGGGCGCCTATCGCCAGGGAGACGCAGCGTCGAGTCTTGAAGCGGATCCTAGCCGACAACGACCCGGAGGCGGCGCTGAAGGAGATCCATGAGGTCCTCGAGAGGCTGAAGTCGGGCGACGTCGACATCGACGAGCTCGCGGTCACGTCCCAGCTCACGAAGAAGCCCTCGGAGTACGTTCAGAAGGGTCCCCACGTCAGGGCCGCGCTACGGCTCGCTCGACACCTCGGAGTGGAGCCCGAACCGGGTACCATCGTGAGGTACGTCATCGTCCGCGGTCCCGGTAGCGTCAGCGACAAGGCGTACCCGGTGGAACTGGTGCGGGAAGAGGGGAAAGAGCCCGACGTCGATTACTACATCGAGCACCAGATACTACCGGCCGTGGAGCGGATCATGCGGGCGATAGGTTATTCCCGCGGGCAGATCGTCGGTGAGACGGCCTCACAGAAGACGCTGGATCAGTTCTTCGGCTGA
- a CDS encoding cobaltochelatase subunit CobN, whose translation MAEALASTKRVVVVATSDPERALVVIRGRPVKAKVAVAAHIWLCLTAGDTRALVTFLLWLADPSFPTDAVEPPRTIVRTALSAYIPGTGWIGGIPHFDTASFRDWLRRLARGETEGTVVLFGFRQKLPSWAVDVLRGMDLSAFASRLPNDLVLVLAHGIDAVGPRRDAVLRLTEALDDVTSRYGVRTVAVFCESSFVKPVEVLSGLERQHKRVEALISVRAFTLNFPKPAEYVVIRLNTPVIQVVFPFTGDASMGLGEYATNRAGPSLEWTYQVQLGSEREGSFWYRVLWLNGKDDEPVLLPGTLDDLGRLVDHILRLRLLPDREKRVALVVYCYPPGRAELGAAYLDVPRSLARILARLAGEGFDLGPGTEFFRELYRAYREDPREARTLEDVFVAVFNAMSSAVDPHDPRRSVLLLANVGPWAKGELRRMFDLYEGGYGEWSLNVDGREVEIEVRDGKVTVSVDGRSFVLCSISRDQLIPAENVREWFEEDVVRRLHAYLDLVRELDPEAVRAAVEGMIEGFRRTWGDVTDNRGIMTDGRRYLVPALRFGNVAVVLQPVRGWSGSPEAVYHSRELPPHWQYIAAYEWLRRVFHADAVVYVGTHGTFEFLPGHDRGLTVTDWTHLLLPDVPQAYFYIVSNPGEGTLAKYRGGAVILTYPSPPSGYFKDFRKYAELERLWSQYVSSSIYGGDPAVRKVIAEKILKKARELGILEDVVKSIFAERGESPPEDPESWAERHLEEFLDALHDYLLALRDEKSFYGLHVIGEDLPVELAVEEAALLFAPRFAPYLAVTTGLTPKADLELFRRLADENPDFYQDVKIRTYELLRSMLHEIWNDPYLRSVLLQWVELKDEGELRDDASLLSKADTILQRFKLNLLGLYRQSLLKIGLWEVTNQYDQDIIKLIAEAFREFVHVYESGEYELDNLVNFLRGGHVPTGGFGEPLWNPKAYPTGRNGVPFDPYTLPTPEAWEVAKRLMDDFLARYYRVYGRWPETVPIVLFASHELTSGGLGIAQVLYLLGVKPVWDPNSGKVLGVELIPLDELKVKVGNRWINRPRIDVVALCTAVLDSIEPVVQLLAAAFRLASDAEEPLAYNHRRKHYLELLKLGVPEPLAATGVFGEPPGDIQGTGVNRLVELGWSELTKGLGIDGAGTVDARFSEKIAEIFESRVAYAFTVTGNPNGSKLLREELTGYEAAVKAVKVFRYLASTVDAVIDQVVNAFNVIDVNDYYSWIGGMVTYVRLIRKKEPLVFLTVARDPTTAHVQTLAERLAIEVRTELLSPSWWEALMAHGPDVGWHEVMKRVQNIVGIAVTTTQVRPMVQTLLTEVASTILSALERYRPSTPKGWAEVQSTLSWLVEAVRVGLWKPDRNTLKALVRAWAEVTARYGPSTCHHTSLNPSTVPFVRNLAASLGLNDVLKMLPDIVRAYRTLDNPKVVAEMIRMIVTRSRASYRAVEPRSVSPRSLRAVEFVESPRANNLEVGNLPSGSVSRASELVSTTGVIFHGRLPVGGAISTGGTSGSGCRAVPLKSEAAKESEARAMVRESAPAPRVIWEWVVGLLAASMIVVLWARRQFRRWNW comes from the coding sequence TTGGCCGAAGCCCTCGCCTCGACGAAGCGCGTGGTCGTGGTGGCCACATCGGATCCGGAGCGCGCGCTGGTGGTTATCCGCGGTCGGCCCGTGAAGGCCAAGGTGGCCGTCGCGGCGCATATCTGGCTGTGTCTGACGGCGGGGGACACGCGCGCTCTCGTGACGTTCCTACTATGGCTGGCCGACCCCTCCTTCCCGACGGATGCCGTGGAACCTCCTAGAACGATCGTTAGAACGGCTCTCTCGGCCTACATCCCGGGGACCGGATGGATCGGGGGAATCCCACACTTCGACACCGCCTCCTTCCGAGATTGGCTCCGACGCTTGGCCCGCGGAGAGACCGAAGGGACCGTGGTACTCTTCGGGTTCCGCCAGAAGCTACCGAGCTGGGCTGTCGACGTCCTGCGTGGAATGGACCTGAGCGCGTTCGCGTCCAGGCTTCCCAATGACCTCGTCCTGGTACTCGCCCACGGGATCGACGCCGTAGGACCGCGCAGGGACGCCGTACTGCGACTCACGGAGGCGCTAGACGACGTCACAAGCAGATACGGCGTTCGGACCGTCGCGGTCTTCTGCGAATCGTCGTTCGTGAAGCCCGTAGAAGTACTTTCCGGGCTGGAAAGGCAGCACAAGCGCGTGGAGGCCTTAATCAGCGTCCGGGCGTTCACGCTGAACTTCCCGAAACCGGCCGAGTACGTCGTCATCAGGCTAAACACGCCGGTCATCCAGGTGGTGTTCCCCTTCACCGGAGACGCCAGCATGGGCCTGGGAGAGTACGCGACGAATCGAGCAGGGCCCTCACTCGAATGGACCTATCAGGTACAGTTGGGCTCCGAACGGGAAGGATCCTTCTGGTACCGGGTGCTGTGGTTGAACGGGAAGGACGACGAGCCCGTGCTGCTACCCGGGACACTGGACGATCTCGGGAGACTGGTCGACCACATACTCCGACTCAGGCTGTTGCCGGACCGGGAGAAGAGGGTCGCGCTCGTCGTGTACTGCTACCCGCCGGGACGCGCGGAGCTGGGAGCGGCGTACCTGGACGTCCCCAGGAGCCTCGCGCGGATCCTGGCCAGGCTGGCCGGTGAGGGGTTCGACCTGGGCCCCGGGACGGAGTTCTTCCGGGAGCTCTACCGCGCGTACCGAGAGGATCCACGGGAGGCTCGAACGCTCGAGGACGTGTTCGTCGCCGTGTTCAACGCGATGTCCTCCGCGGTAGACCCCCACGACCCGCGTCGGTCGGTGCTCCTGCTCGCGAACGTCGGACCATGGGCGAAGGGCGAACTTCGACGGATGTTCGACCTGTACGAGGGCGGGTACGGCGAGTGGTCGCTGAACGTCGACGGACGCGAGGTCGAGATCGAGGTGCGCGATGGGAAGGTCACGGTCAGCGTCGACGGTCGCTCCTTCGTGCTATGCTCGATCTCCCGGGACCAACTGATTCCGGCCGAAAACGTCCGGGAATGGTTCGAGGAGGACGTCGTGAGGCGGCTGCACGCGTACCTCGACCTCGTCCGTGAGCTGGATCCCGAGGCGGTCAGAGCCGCCGTGGAGGGTATGATCGAGGGTTTCCGGAGGACCTGGGGGGACGTGACCGACAACCGAGGGATCATGACGGACGGTCGCCGGTACCTCGTCCCCGCCCTCAGGTTCGGCAACGTGGCGGTGGTCCTGCAGCCGGTGCGTGGTTGGTCGGGGAGCCCGGAAGCCGTCTACCACTCCAGGGAGTTGCCCCCGCATTGGCAGTACATCGCCGCGTACGAGTGGTTGCGCAGGGTCTTCCACGCGGACGCGGTGGTTTACGTGGGCACGCACGGCACCTTCGAGTTCCTACCGGGCCACGACCGCGGACTCACGGTCACGGACTGGACGCACTTGCTGCTCCCGGACGTCCCCCAGGCGTACTTCTACATTGTGAGCAACCCGGGTGAAGGGACGCTGGCGAAGTACCGGGGCGGGGCCGTGATCCTGACGTATCCGTCCCCTCCATCCGGGTATTTCAAGGACTTTCGCAAATACGCGGAGCTGGAGCGGTTGTGGTCGCAGTACGTGAGCTCCTCGATATACGGCGGCGATCCGGCCGTACGGAAGGTTATCGCGGAGAAGATCCTGAAGAAGGCGAGGGAGCTGGGGATCCTCGAGGACGTCGTGAAGTCCATCTTCGCCGAGCGTGGGGAGAGCCCTCCGGAGGATCCCGAGTCCTGGGCCGAGCGACACCTGGAGGAGTTCCTCGACGCCCTGCACGATTACCTGCTGGCGCTCCGAGACGAGAAATCGTTCTACGGTCTGCACGTCATCGGTGAGGACCTCCCGGTCGAGCTCGCTGTAGAGGAGGCGGCGTTGCTCTTCGCACCGCGGTTCGCCCCCTACTTGGCGGTCACGACGGGGTTAACCCCCAAGGCCGACCTGGAGCTGTTCCGCAGGTTAGCGGACGAGAACCCCGACTTCTACCAGGATGTCAAGATCCGGACGTACGAGCTGCTCCGCTCGATGCTCCACGAAATCTGGAACGACCCCTACCTGCGGTCGGTTTTACTCCAGTGGGTCGAGCTCAAGGACGAAGGTGAGCTACGAGACGACGCGTCACTGCTCTCAAAAGCGGACACCATACTGCAACGATTTAAGCTCAATTTGTTAGGATTGTACCGACAGTCGTTGTTAAAAATAGGTCTATGGGAGGTCACGAATCAGTACGATCAGGACATTATTAAGCTTATAGCCGAGGCCTTTAGAGAGTTCGTTCACGTGTACGAATCCGGTGAGTACGAGCTGGACAATCTCGTCAACTTCCTGAGGGGCGGGCACGTCCCGACCGGAGGGTTCGGGGAGCCCCTGTGGAACCCCAAGGCCTATCCCACCGGACGGAACGGCGTACCGTTCGACCCGTATACCCTTCCCACTCCAGAAGCCTGGGAGGTCGCTAAGCGTCTCATGGACGACTTCCTGGCCCGATACTACCGCGTATACGGTAGGTGGCCCGAGACCGTTCCCATCGTGCTCTTCGCATCACACGAGCTGACGTCCGGCGGGTTAGGAATAGCACAGGTCTTGTACCTCCTAGGCGTCAAGCCCGTCTGGGACCCGAACAGCGGCAAAGTTCTGGGAGTGGAGCTGATCCCGCTGGACGAGCTGAAGGTGAAGGTCGGTAACCGGTGGATCAACCGACCGAGGATCGACGTGGTAGCGCTCTGCACGGCCGTCCTGGACTCCATCGAGCCGGTGGTCCAACTGCTGGCCGCCGCCTTCCGGCTCGCCTCCGACGCGGAGGAGCCCCTCGCGTACAACCACCGTAGGAAGCACTATCTCGAGCTCCTAAAGCTCGGGGTACCGGAGCCGCTGGCGGCCACCGGGGTGTTCGGGGAGCCACCGGGCGATATCCAGGGAACCGGTGTCAACCGTCTGGTGGAGCTGGGCTGGTCCGAGCTCACGAAGGGCCTGGGGATCGACGGCGCGGGGACCGTCGACGCGCGGTTCTCGGAGAAGATCGCGGAAATCTTCGAGTCCAGGGTGGCGTACGCCTTCACCGTCACGGGTAACCCGAACGGCTCCAAGCTGCTTCGAGAGGAGCTGACTGGGTACGAGGCCGCAGTTAAGGCCGTGAAGGTCTTCCGGTACCTCGCGAGCACCGTGGACGCGGTGATAGATCAGGTGGTGAACGCGTTCAACGTGATCGACGTGAACGACTACTACTCCTGGATCGGCGGGATGGTGACGTACGTGCGGTTGATCAGGAAGAAGGAGCCACTAGTGTTCCTGACGGTGGCCCGCGATCCGACCACCGCGCACGTACAAACCCTGGCGGAGCGGCTGGCGATCGAGGTGCGGACGGAACTGCTGAGCCCGAGCTGGTGGGAGGCACTGATGGCCCACGGACCGGACGTGGGATGGCACGAGGTGATGAAGCGCGTGCAGAACATCGTCGGCATCGCGGTGACGACGACCCAGGTCAGACCGATGGTTCAGACGTTGCTGACCGAGGTGGCGTCGACGATACTGTCGGCGCTCGAACGCTACCGACCGTCGACCCCGAAGGGTTGGGCCGAGGTACAGTCGACGCTCTCGTGGCTCGTGGAGGCGGTGCGTGTGGGTCTGTGGAAGCCGGACCGGAACACCCTCAAGGCCCTAGTCAGGGCCTGGGCGGAAGTCACGGCACGGTACGGTCCCTCCACGTGCCACCACACGAGCCTGAACCCGTCCACGGTGCCGTTCGTCCGGAACCTGGCGGCGTCCCTGGGTCTCAACGACGTCCTGAAGATGCTCCCCGATATCGTTCGGGCGTACCGTACGCTGGACAACCCCAAGGTAGTCGCGGAAATGATCAGGATGATCGTCACCAGAAGCAGGGCATCCTACCGCGCGGTAGAACCACGATCCGTTTCCCCTCGATCCTTACGGGCGGTAGAATTCGTAGAATCGCCTCGAGCGAACAACCTCGAGGTGGGTAACCTCCCCTCGGGGTCGGTGTCGAGGGCGTCGGAGCTGGTGTCTACGACCGGGGTGATCTTCCACGGTCGCCTACCGGTCGGAGGAGCGATCTCGACGGGAGGTACTTCGGGATCCGGCTGTCGAGCCGTCCCCTTGAAGTCGGAGGCCGCGAAGGAGTCCGAGGCGAGGGCAATGGTCCGGGAGAGTGCTCCCGCGCCTAGGGTTATCTGGGAGTGGGTAGTGGGGTTACTGGCCGCGTCGATGATCGTGGTCCTTTGGGCGCGGCGGCAGTTCCGTAGGTGGAACTGGTGA